Proteins from a single region of Bdellovibrio bacteriovorus HD100:
- a CDS encoding HAMP domain-containing methyl-accepting chemotaxis protein: MNVRSLNFKVSVIVGILVVCSALIAVMSWRSLGELNSTLTRITNVTVPRIDRDHMMKEIFLTQVINERNFALNPAGGPAREAARKYISERHKEMAEVLEERKALADEAGVKRIAAFEAVYKEWTDLNTQVTELFDKGQDKEALNILVTKGRDVRVRGTEIVDTMVKSNNERMQADQKSAEASFARSRDLLLGTVVGALLFGIACAFLVLRSLSAGINRVISELTDNSTQVSGASQQISVSSEQLAEASSEQAASLEETVATLEELTSMIKINADNAREAARLSGETSQVASRGDQEIHSLMDSMQAISQDSKRIEEIINVIDDIAFQTNLLALNAAVEAARAGEQGKGFAVVAEAVRNLAQRSSSAAKDITELIKGSVEKIDRGAHQAQQSGRVLGEIVQSAQKVSSLNAEIASASEEQSNGVNQISKAMNQLDQVTQVNAATSEEAAAASQELSAQAQQLDKVVDLLTYTIKGVRREIAAAASGAQSKAKTIDIKSARRHPAPKVAPHKVSSVKSDSMDDWGKVGTTDGF; encoded by the coding sequence ATGAACGTACGCAGTTTAAACTTTAAAGTGTCTGTGATTGTTGGGATCCTAGTTGTTTGTTCGGCATTGATTGCGGTCATGAGCTGGCGAAGTCTTGGCGAGTTGAATTCGACTTTGACTCGCATCACGAATGTCACTGTGCCTCGAATTGATCGGGATCACATGATGAAAGAGATCTTCCTTACCCAGGTTATCAATGAAAGAAACTTTGCACTGAATCCTGCGGGGGGACCGGCGCGGGAGGCGGCTCGTAAGTACATTTCGGAACGCCACAAAGAGATGGCGGAAGTGCTGGAAGAGCGCAAAGCCCTGGCGGATGAAGCGGGGGTGAAAAGGATCGCGGCCTTCGAAGCCGTTTATAAAGAGTGGACGGATCTTAACACTCAGGTGACCGAGCTCTTTGACAAAGGTCAGGACAAAGAAGCACTGAATATTCTTGTCACCAAGGGGCGCGATGTCCGTGTGCGGGGGACGGAAATCGTGGATACCATGGTCAAGAGCAATAACGAGCGCATGCAGGCTGATCAGAAGTCTGCCGAGGCCTCTTTTGCGCGTTCGCGTGACCTGTTGCTGGGCACAGTCGTGGGGGCTCTGCTTTTCGGTATCGCTTGTGCTTTCCTGGTTCTTAGGTCTCTTAGTGCGGGTATCAACCGTGTTATTTCAGAGCTGACTGACAATTCCACTCAGGTGTCGGGGGCTTCCCAGCAGATCTCGGTTTCTTCCGAACAGCTGGCGGAGGCTTCTTCTGAACAGGCGGCTTCTTTGGAAGAGACCGTGGCAACACTGGAGGAACTGACTTCCATGATCAAGATCAATGCCGATAATGCCCGTGAGGCGGCCCGTCTTTCCGGAGAGACCAGTCAGGTGGCCAGCCGCGGTGATCAAGAGATTCATTCTTTGATGGATTCCATGCAGGCGATTTCCCAGGACTCCAAGCGCATTGAAGAAATTATTAATGTGATTGACGACATTGCCTTCCAGACGAACTTGCTGGCGCTGAATGCGGCGGTGGAAGCCGCGCGTGCGGGCGAGCAAGGAAAAGGTTTTGCGGTTGTGGCGGAGGCGGTTCGTAATCTGGCTCAGCGCAGTTCATCAGCAGCAAAGGATATCACGGAGCTTATCAAAGGCAGCGTTGAGAAAATTGACCGAGGTGCCCATCAGGCTCAGCAAAGTGGGAGAGTGCTGGGTGAAATTGTGCAATCAGCCCAGAAGGTGTCCAGTCTGAATGCTGAAATTGCCAGCGCCAGTGAAGAGCAATCCAACGGCGTCAATCAAATCAGCAAAGCCATGAATCAATTGGATCAAGTGACACAAGTCAACGCCGCGACCTCGGAAGAAGCCGCCGCCGCTTCGCAAGAGCTGTCCGCCCAGGCCCAGCAGTTGGATAAAGTCGTGGATCTTTTGACCTACACCATCAAGGGCGTGCGCCGGGAAATCGCAGCCGCCGCCAGCGGTGCGCAGTCAAAAGCCAAAACCATTGACATCAAGTCAGCCCGAAGGCACCCGGCCCCAAAGGTGGCCCCCCACAAAGTTTCGTCAGTAAAAAGTGACTCCATGGATGACTGGGGCAAAGTAGGAACCACCGACGGCTTCTAA
- a CDS encoding thioredoxin family protein: MKVLGFILALFVAASAFGRLSDGKATFVVKDGKIVGTIQKGFHFNKEAPAAFAMKGVEIAPLVKEESQLVFAMPTKENEAFELGFYVCDDKKTVCEEHKITYVISGGKLKPASEVKKAEVAKPEVKATTGKVHKNSHGFIENDLEAAKVLAAKSKKNLLVDYGAPWCPACVRLETEVFGTKAFKNVTKDFILVALNADMSANKPFGKQYNIKAIPTVLILKPDGTELYRALDFAPADVYAKRIKDAKKNLQSTADLEKLAQAGDQKAIEALAVKAYNALDMETAVKWYRQIDSKSDRFASAETQWASQQARAEKKSEEYLAILKKWADLKPQSFTSVTATNEWAEFLKSEKKDLPADLKERLKANSEFLEKLTKSKADTVKWVESWEVSPMAPVERAEALSMWKVSAEALGQKEEVVRIQQELQNEVRSLKLSENRPGEVMATLFYFRQAGLPELEESWLLKLEKANPHSYVPHMKLASYYVRNKAYEKALPQAKLAVELGEDLRLHNLKTLAEIQKELKQKDEAKKTIEIALAHPQVKEERFKDVLKSLEQMKKDL, encoded by the coding sequence ATGAAGGTTCTTGGTTTTATCTTAGCCCTTTTCGTCGCGGCATCCGCATTCGGTCGTCTTTCGGACGGCAAAGCCACATTCGTCGTGAAAGACGGAAAGATCGTCGGCACCATTCAAAAAGGTTTTCATTTCAATAAGGAAGCTCCCGCGGCTTTTGCCATGAAGGGCGTAGAGATCGCGCCTCTTGTTAAAGAGGAATCTCAGCTGGTTTTTGCTATGCCGACAAAAGAAAACGAAGCCTTTGAGCTTGGCTTCTATGTCTGCGACGACAAAAAAACCGTGTGCGAAGAACACAAGATCACTTACGTGATTTCCGGCGGGAAGCTAAAGCCTGCAAGCGAAGTCAAAAAAGCCGAGGTTGCAAAGCCGGAAGTGAAAGCCACCACGGGCAAAGTTCACAAGAATAGCCATGGTTTTATCGAAAACGATCTGGAAGCTGCCAAAGTTTTGGCGGCAAAGTCCAAAAAAAATCTGCTGGTTGATTACGGGGCCCCTTGGTGTCCGGCCTGTGTTCGTCTTGAAACGGAAGTCTTTGGCACCAAGGCTTTTAAAAACGTCACGAAGGATTTTATCCTGGTCGCTTTGAATGCAGACATGAGCGCCAATAAACCGTTCGGAAAACAGTACAATATTAAAGCGATTCCAACAGTGTTGATCTTGAAACCTGATGGCACCGAACTTTATCGCGCCTTGGATTTTGCACCGGCGGATGTTTACGCCAAACGCATCAAAGACGCGAAAAAGAACCTTCAGTCGACTGCGGATCTTGAAAAGCTGGCACAAGCCGGTGATCAAAAAGCCATCGAGGCTTTGGCTGTCAAAGCTTACAATGCCCTCGATATGGAAACGGCCGTGAAGTGGTATCGTCAGATTGATTCCAAATCCGATCGTTTTGCCTCTGCAGAAACGCAGTGGGCTTCTCAGCAGGCCCGTGCGGAAAAAAAGTCGGAAGAATATCTGGCCATCCTGAAAAAGTGGGCCGACCTTAAACCGCAGAGTTTCACCAGCGTCACGGCCACCAACGAATGGGCGGAATTCCTGAAAAGTGAAAAGAAGGATCTGCCGGCGGATTTGAAAGAGCGCCTGAAAGCCAACAGCGAGTTTTTGGAAAAACTGACCAAGTCGAAAGCCGACACCGTCAAATGGGTGGAGTCCTGGGAGGTCAGTCCGATGGCTCCGGTGGAAAGGGCCGAGGCGCTTTCCATGTGGAAGGTGTCCGCCGAGGCCCTGGGGCAAAAAGAAGAGGTCGTCAGGATTCAACAGGAGCTGCAGAATGAAGTGCGTTCGTTGAAGCTTTCTGAGAATCGTCCGGGGGAGGTGATGGCAACGCTGTTTTACTTCCGTCAGGCGGGGCTTCCGGAACTTGAGGAATCGTGGCTGTTGAAACTTGAAAAGGCGAATCCTCACAGCTATGTCCCGCACATGAAGCTTGCAAGCTACTATGTGCGCAACAAGGCCTATGAAAAAGCCCTGCCCCAGGCAAAGCTTGCAGTGGAGCTGGGAGAAGACCTGCGTCTTCACAACTTGAAGACCCTGGCAGAGATTCAGAAAGAGCTGAAACAAAAAGATGAAGCCAAAAAGACCATCGAGATCGCTTTGGCTCATCCCCAAGTGAAAGAAGAGCGCTTCAAGGATGTTCTAAAATCCCTGGAGCAGATGAAAAAAGATCTTTAG
- a CDS encoding DNA alkylation repair protein gives MPQKKTAENESAFKNWINEALVRRMAEHLQYHHADFDSKSFLKLSRELSALEMKPRVQLIRGRLQSHLPQDYTKALNILLKAVNKPKPGVEPLSGFDLWAFTEFVQTYGLENFDESMKGLHTLTQKFTAEWAVRPFLIHRQEETLKQLMAWTQDKSHHVRRWVSEGSRPRLPWGELLREFIKDPAPTLKLLEELKYDEELYVRKSVANHLNDITKTHPDVVIKTLKRWQKEAPQEHKTKIDWITRHALRTQVKAGNAEALKLLGYHTDATVKLHDLTLKPKTVKTGGHLEMSFGLSSPKNATVVVDYAIHYKKANGTNSAKVFKLANKELKAKERLDFTKKHSFRPVTTRVLYPGSHVVEIFANGKSLGKATFLLKD, from the coding sequence ATGCCGCAGAAAAAAACCGCTGAAAACGAATCGGCCTTCAAAAACTGGATCAACGAGGCGCTGGTGCGCCGAATGGCTGAACATCTGCAATACCACCACGCAGACTTTGACAGTAAAAGCTTTCTAAAGCTCAGCCGCGAGCTTTCGGCCCTTGAGATGAAACCCCGTGTGCAGCTGATCCGCGGTCGATTGCAGTCACATCTTCCGCAAGACTATACCAAAGCCCTCAACATCCTGCTGAAGGCTGTCAACAAACCAAAACCGGGCGTGGAACCTCTATCAGGTTTCGACCTGTGGGCCTTCACTGAATTTGTGCAAACCTATGGACTGGAGAATTTCGATGAATCCATGAAAGGTTTGCACACTTTGACGCAAAAATTCACGGCCGAATGGGCCGTGCGCCCGTTTCTGATTCACCGCCAGGAAGAAACGCTGAAACAGCTGATGGCCTGGACTCAGGATAAAAGCCACCACGTGCGCCGCTGGGTTTCTGAAGGCTCTCGGCCCCGTCTGCCTTGGGGTGAACTGCTGCGGGAATTTATCAAGGACCCGGCACCGACGTTGAAGCTTTTGGAAGAACTGAAATACGACGAAGAACTTTACGTGCGCAAATCCGTCGCCAATCACCTGAATGACATCACCAAAACACACCCGGATGTGGTGATCAAAACCCTGAAGCGCTGGCAGAAAGAAGCCCCCCAGGAACACAAAACAAAAATCGACTGGATCACCCGCCACGCCCTGCGCACCCAGGTGAAGGCCGGTAATGCCGAGGCTTTGAAGCTTTTGGGCTATCACACCGATGCCACGGTAAAACTGCACGATCTGACGTTAAAACCAAAGACTGTTAAAACCGGGGGCCACCTTGAAATGTCCTTCGGTCTTTCAAGTCCCAAGAATGCCACGGTCGTGGTGGACTATGCGATTCATTATAAAAAGGCCAACGGCACGAACTCGGCCAAGGTGTTTAAGCTTGCAAACAAAGAGCTGAAAGCCAAAGAGCGGCTGGACTTCACAAAGAAGCACTCCTTCCGCCCGGTGACGACACGGGTGCTTTATCCGGGCTCCCATGTCGTTGAGATTTTCGCAAACGGAAAAAGCCTGGGTAAGGCCACTTTCCTTTTAAAGGACTAA
- the orn gene encoding oligoribonuclease, whose amino-acid sequence MNKLFWIDMEMTGLDVEKEVIIEVAAIVTDLNFKELETFETVVKQPQKYLDSMDAWNTEHHKKSGLTAKVPNGMDPDQVEAKLVDMVKKHFPDPKDKPVLAGNSIMQDRLFINKYMPEFAGRLHYRMVDVSSWKVIINNKFKYVYQKANKHRALEDIRESIQELRHYTDKMHFTK is encoded by the coding sequence ATGAACAAGCTCTTTTGGATCGACATGGAGATGACCGGTCTTGATGTCGAGAAGGAAGTGATCATCGAAGTGGCGGCCATCGTCACGGATCTAAACTTCAAAGAACTCGAAACTTTCGAAACCGTGGTGAAACAGCCCCAGAAATATCTGGACAGCATGGACGCCTGGAATACCGAGCACCACAAAAAATCCGGCTTGACCGCTAAGGTGCCTAACGGAATGGATCCCGACCAGGTCGAAGCCAAGCTTGTGGATATGGTTAAAAAGCATTTCCCGGATCCCAAGGATAAACCTGTTCTTGCCGGCAATTCGATCATGCAGGACCGTCTTTTCATCAACAAGTACATGCCGGAATTTGCCGGACGCCTGCACTATCGGATGGTGGATGTGTCTTCCTGGAAAGTGATCATCAACAATAAGTTCAAATACGTTTACCAGAAGGCCAATAAACACCGCGCCCTGGAAGACATCCGCGAAAGCATCCAGGAACTGCGTCACTACACCGACAAAATGCATTTCACGAAATAG
- a CDS encoding response regulator → MINTISETSKGRLLIIDDEFELLEVLSAILEGSTSEIHRANNGIEGIDLLKTRQFDAVLSDEKMPKKSGLEVLKWMRENGLQIPFIIHTGYGQKDMVLEAQRLGVYAFIDKPWDENSLISTVERALKTGMEQKKA, encoded by the coding sequence ATGATCAACACAATTTCCGAAACCTCCAAAGGGCGCCTGCTTATCATCGATGACGAATTCGAACTGCTGGAAGTCCTCTCGGCCATCCTAGAAGGCAGCACCTCGGAAATTCATCGGGCCAACAATGGCATCGAAGGCATTGACCTGCTAAAAACCCGGCAGTTCGACGCCGTTCTTTCTGATGAAAAGATGCCTAAAAAATCCGGCCTGGAAGTTCTGAAGTGGATGCGTGAAAACGGCCTTCAGATCCCGTTCATCATACACACCGGCTATGGGCAGAAGGACATGGTGCTGGAAGCTCAAAGATTGGGCGTCTATGCCTTTATTGACAAGCCCTGGGATGAAAACTCGCTCATTTCCACGGTGGAACGCGCCTTAAAAACTGGGATGGAGCAAAAGAAGGCCTAA
- a CDS encoding heavy-metal-associated domain-containing protein — MKKLLAVTALLLSQTALAETITYEVEGMHCGSCAKSIKAQVCKMDGLEKCDVTVGKVIVSPKAGSTISQDQIQAAISKAGEYKIINSSKSK; from the coding sequence ATGAAGAAACTTTTGGCTGTAACTGCCCTGCTACTGTCCCAAACGGCCCTGGCTGAAACCATCACCTATGAGGTTGAAGGCATGCACTGCGGATCCTGTGCAAAATCCATCAAAGCACAGGTGTGCAAAATGGATGGCCTGGAAAAATGTGATGTTACTGTCGGTAAAGTGATTGTCTCACCTAAAGCCGGTTCAACGATTTCTCAAGATCAGATTCAGGCGGCGATTTCCAAAGCCGGAGAATACAAGATCATCAACTCTTCAAAATCCAAGTAA
- a CDS encoding substrate-binding periplasmic protein yields the protein MKTKLLYFLSFFILAHSAQAKTETELRAAIPAGLAPPLLIEKKGKVDGLIVDYVSALAEAMGRTANFSVVTRYRLNRYMLTGQMDVLCYTSKIWDDGVKKLDFSEVLFNKKEVIIGPTPMPKKISDMQGKTIGTMLQYVYPKLDPYFASGKILREDSLSEEGNLKKLLNGRIQYVVTDQIFFDYFRLENPSIAKNREALFLTDYPIVCSISRKGRITKKEVDKAIDEIKSSGKMKALFKKYGSTYVD from the coding sequence ATGAAAACGAAGCTGCTGTACTTCCTATCTTTTTTTATCCTGGCACATTCAGCGCAGGCAAAAACGGAGACTGAACTTCGCGCCGCAATTCCTGCTGGACTGGCACCACCTCTTTTGATTGAAAAAAAAGGAAAAGTGGACGGCCTTATCGTCGACTATGTCAGTGCTTTGGCAGAGGCTATGGGACGTACCGCAAACTTCAGTGTCGTGACTCGTTATCGACTCAACAGATACATGCTGACAGGTCAAATGGATGTCCTCTGCTATACAAGCAAAATCTGGGATGACGGAGTTAAAAAATTAGATTTCTCCGAAGTTCTTTTTAACAAAAAAGAAGTTATTATTGGCCCGACACCGATGCCCAAAAAAATAAGCGATATGCAAGGCAAAACAATCGGAACGATGCTTCAGTATGTCTACCCCAAGCTCGATCCTTACTTTGCATCTGGCAAAATTCTACGCGAAGACAGTCTATCCGAAGAAGGAAATCTAAAAAAACTGCTCAATGGCCGTATCCAGTACGTCGTCACAGATCAAATTTTTTTCGATTATTTCCGTCTTGAAAATCCCAGTATTGCAAAAAACCGCGAAGCACTTTTTCTTACAGACTACCCCATTGTCTGCTCAATCAGTCGCAAAGGGCGAATCACGAAGAAGGAAGTAGACAAAGCAATCGATGAAATCAAAAGTTCGGGAAAAATGAAGGCCTTGTTTAAAAAGTACGGCAGCACGTATGTTGATTGA
- a CDS encoding gamma-glutamylcyclotransferase, which yields MDAHYGKVMQARNQIQGTGSKLYFAYSGVLDRQAFEVWAEEHSYQFFVLPEGLVAEAKGVDLVFDFPSRWWGGRVAGLVAKEGSSVFGRLFEIPEKEWPIIQHKEGVVTGMSVETTLRVSVDGQEFEATAFVTSPSRRSLDGPVSERYLEALVRGARASGLPEAYVASLPAKARDNP from the coding sequence ATGGACGCCCATTACGGAAAAGTGATGCAAGCTAGAAATCAAATTCAAGGAACCGGAAGCAAATTGTATTTTGCTTATTCGGGGGTTTTGGATCGCCAGGCTTTCGAGGTTTGGGCGGAAGAGCATAGCTACCAGTTTTTCGTACTGCCCGAGGGGCTGGTGGCTGAAGCAAAAGGTGTCGATTTGGTTTTTGATTTTCCTTCGCGTTGGTGGGGTGGGCGTGTTGCCGGGTTGGTCGCCAAAGAAGGCTCGTCTGTCTTTGGAAGGTTATTTGAAATTCCGGAAAAAGAATGGCCCATTATTCAGCATAAAGAAGGTGTCGTGACTGGGATGTCAGTTGAGACGACTCTGCGTGTTTCCGTCGACGGGCAAGAGTTTGAAGCGACGGCCTTTGTGACGTCACCGAGTCGTCGCAGTCTTGATGGTCCTGTCAGTGAACGTTATCTCGAGGCATTGGTAAGAGGAGCCCGGGCTTCGGGTTTGCCAGAGGCGTATGTGGCCTCATTGCCAGCTAAAGCTCGAGACAACCCTTAA
- a CDS encoding SDR family oxidoreductase translates to MDFKGKNVFITGANRGIGAALVGACLNRGVAKVYAAARDKNKLPKNDDPRVVPVQLDITNREQINEAVSAAADVQILINNAGTLHAGSFLEGNRDGFLRDMQVNYFSTMDVMTAFVPVLKRNCDGRIVNIVSIAKFVNFPFIAGYSASKAALYSMTQAARIELSPYCIAVHAVNPGAIDTDMNKGAEMDMTSPVEVADSILAHVEKEILDIVPDKIGQAMFKVWQESPVGLENLAKDMYFKKPVP, encoded by the coding sequence ATGGATTTCAAAGGAAAGAATGTTTTTATCACCGGAGCCAACCGCGGGATCGGTGCCGCTTTAGTAGGGGCCTGCCTCAATCGGGGAGTCGCCAAGGTTTACGCTGCCGCCAGAGATAAAAACAAATTACCGAAAAACGATGACCCGCGTGTCGTTCCCGTTCAACTGGATATCACCAACCGGGAGCAAATAAACGAAGCCGTGTCTGCCGCCGCCGACGTGCAGATCCTGATCAACAATGCCGGCACTCTTCATGCCGGAAGTTTTTTGGAAGGGAATAGGGACGGCTTCCTCCGTGACATGCAGGTAAACTATTTCTCGACGATGGATGTGATGACGGCCTTCGTTCCTGTGCTTAAGCGCAACTGCGACGGTCGTATCGTGAATATCGTGTCGATAGCCAAGTTCGTGAACTTTCCCTTTATCGCGGGATATTCGGCTTCCAAAGCGGCACTTTATTCGATGACTCAGGCGGCTCGAATCGAACTTAGTCCGTACTGTATTGCCGTTCATGCTGTGAATCCGGGTGCCATCGATACGGACATGAATAAAGGTGCCGAGATGGACATGACCTCTCCGGTCGAGGTTGCAGACAGTATCTTGGCCCACGTCGAAAAAGAGATTTTGGATATTGTTCCGGACAAGATAGGTCAGGCGATGTTCAAAGTGTGGCAGGAGTCTCCAGTGGGGTTGGAGAACCTGGCTAAAGATATGTATTTTAAAAAGCCGGTCCCCTGA
- a CDS encoding dihydrofolate reductase family protein encodes MKTIYFTAASLDGYIADPNDSLEWLFKNGPTDISFIDTFVNTVGALAMGTSTYKWMQQHAEEWPYKVPCFVFTHQNLKPFPGADIRFVQGDVASHHKEMQKLANGKNIWVVGGGDLAGQFYDQGLLNEMHIQTVAVFLNEGKKLFARHTDTAFKIKNIRQHGDTCVEVIYSIATT; translated from the coding sequence ATGAAGACCATTTATTTCACGGCGGCCAGCTTGGATGGGTATATTGCTGATCCCAACGACTCTCTGGAATGGCTCTTCAAAAACGGCCCCACGGACATTAGTTTCATCGACACTTTTGTAAATACGGTGGGCGCCCTGGCCATGGGCACATCAACGTACAAGTGGATGCAACAGCATGCCGAGGAATGGCCTTATAAAGTCCCTTGCTTTGTTTTCACCCATCAAAATCTTAAGCCCTTCCCCGGTGCCGACATCCGTTTTGTTCAAGGGGATGTCGCCAGCCACCACAAAGAAATGCAGAAATTAGCGAATGGAAAAAACATCTGGGTCGTGGGTGGTGGTGATCTGGCCGGACAATTTTACGACCAGGGGCTGTTGAACGAGATGCACATTCAAACTGTGGCGGTCTTCTTAAATGAAGGCAAAAAACTATTTGCACGCCATACAGACACGGCTTTTAAGATCAAGAACATCCGTCAGCACGGAGACACTTGCGTAGAGGTCATTTATTCAATAGCTACCACGTAG
- a CDS encoding L,D-transpeptidase family protein, translated as MDTQPVRLFLAITSLILASGLSTAKAQSPPYASAAPTQGQSAIDYLTAVDSLSAASIREALLTVWQHGLNPSVYWNDELEQSFLRGTLDADFDRRQILAVYVKALRDVYSGSVNPVGLASDIKVKKKDFLTAEQVRLVVLTSQSDAKLALDKMAPQFSVYQSLKMALERLYPLLETGLWENITPAKKPLSLGKKDPVIIKLKERLRQLGYRIDSMNDTFDQDMLIAINDIQLNLKMKPDGVISPGGRTWRFFSVSLLDRLSQLQADMEQLRWFPQNLEDRHIFVNTAFSHFMMTDKKNNISMSFKAINGTAERKTPTLRDRITYLVMNPTWTIPPTVFLNDKVEILKKLDTKGIRKYFTDNRFEVYTADFSRTIDPTSIDWKSIKSSSVNFYIRQKPSYNNALGVVKFMMTNPYAIYLHDTNQRDLFGEAQRLRSSGCVRLEKPLDLAEYLLAGTQWSRPQIENFVVKEGQLVDKETRVDLKEPMPVYLVPVTSQMNSDGVIRFVEDVYGHNQLILSQVKGLGR; from the coding sequence ATGGATACGCAACCTGTTCGTTTATTTCTTGCGATCACGTCTTTGATTTTGGCAAGCGGGCTTTCTACGGCAAAGGCCCAAAGTCCCCCCTATGCTTCTGCGGCGCCAACGCAAGGTCAAAGTGCGATTGATTATTTAACCGCTGTCGACAGCTTAAGTGCGGCTTCAATCCGCGAAGCTCTGTTGACGGTGTGGCAGCATGGACTGAATCCTTCCGTCTATTGGAACGACGAACTGGAGCAGTCCTTCCTGCGCGGAACCCTGGACGCGGACTTCGACCGGCGCCAAATTCTGGCTGTCTATGTGAAGGCCCTGCGTGACGTTTACAGCGGATCGGTCAATCCGGTAGGCCTGGCTTCAGATATCAAAGTCAAAAAAAAGGACTTCCTGACGGCCGAACAGGTTCGCCTTGTCGTCCTGACCAGCCAGAGCGATGCAAAACTGGCCCTTGATAAAATGGCCCCCCAGTTTTCCGTCTATCAGTCCCTGAAAATGGCGCTGGAAAGACTGTATCCTTTGCTGGAAACCGGATTGTGGGAAAACATCACCCCAGCAAAGAAGCCGTTGTCACTGGGTAAAAAAGATCCCGTCATCATCAAACTGAAAGAACGTTTGCGTCAGTTGGGTTATCGCATCGACAGCATGAACGACACGTTTGATCAGGACATGCTGATAGCGATCAATGACATTCAACTAAACTTGAAAATGAAACCGGATGGAGTGATTTCACCCGGCGGCCGCACCTGGAGGTTCTTCAGCGTTTCCCTGTTGGACCGACTCAGTCAACTGCAAGCGGATATGGAGCAACTGCGCTGGTTCCCGCAGAATCTTGAAGACCGTCATATTTTCGTGAATACGGCGTTTTCCCACTTCATGATGACGGATAAAAAGAACAACATCTCGATGAGCTTTAAGGCGATCAACGGCACTGCGGAACGCAAGACGCCCACGCTTCGGGATCGCATCACCTATTTGGTGATGAACCCGACATGGACAATTCCACCCACGGTGTTCCTGAACGATAAAGTTGAAATTCTGAAGAAGCTCGACACCAAGGGCATTCGCAAGTATTTCACTGATAACAGATTTGAAGTGTACACTGCTGACTTTAGCCGAACCATCGACCCGACCAGCATTGACTGGAAGTCGATCAAGTCCTCGAGCGTGAACTTCTATATCAGGCAGAAACCGAGCTACAATAATGCCCTGGGCGTTGTGAAGTTTATGATGACGAATCCTTATGCCATCTATCTGCACGACACCAATCAGCGCGACTTGTTCGGCGAAGCCCAGCGCCTGCGCAGTTCGGGATGTGTGCGCCTGGAAAAACCGCTGGATCTGGCCGAATATCTGCTTGCAGGAACGCAATGGTCCCGGCCGCAGATTGAAAACTTCGTGGTTAAAGAAGGTCAATTGGTTGATAAAGAAACCCGTGTGGACCTGAAAGAACCGATGCCGGTTTATTTAGTACCTGTAACTTCCCAAATGAACTCGGACGGTGTTATCCGTTTTGTGGAAGACGTTTACGGACACAATCAATTAATTTTATCTCAAGTCAAAGGATTAGGACGGTAA
- a CDS encoding trypsin-like serine protease has translation MKKLLMLLSLLLINCQESPESFQGTGMDMGQGQGIIGGTTASFQSDLSQMVVSVRTYYNTRIEVINGQKVEMNDVFQCTGIPLSRQLILTAAHCLKTPDGYLRTVEFKTKAGEHLAYAEDTFVVPEQYKAGNQDYDFGILKLKKQLSEDIIITPLMDHSIGDLRSVLAAGYGRTNGVWSDIKGDGGNTLRSVQLTVSAFAKNENRFRVQQSQGKGFCQGDSGGPAFARIQGRTYVVGIASKTTRSSESATVDTERCTDEGIYISVQKQFGMIVELAKSLATDVP, from the coding sequence ATGAAAAAACTGTTAATGCTTCTTTCACTTCTTTTGATCAATTGCCAGGAAAGTCCCGAAAGCTTTCAGGGAACAGGCATGGACATGGGGCAGGGACAGGGGATTATCGGTGGGACCACGGCTTCTTTTCAAAGTGATCTGTCCCAGATGGTTGTCAGTGTGCGCACTTATTATAACACCCGCATTGAGGTTATAAACGGGCAGAAGGTGGAAATGAACGACGTGTTTCAGTGCACGGGGATTCCACTGAGCAGGCAGTTGATTTTGACGGCCGCCCATTGTTTGAAGACTCCGGATGGGTATTTACGCACGGTCGAATTTAAAACCAAAGCCGGAGAGCATCTGGCTTATGCAGAAGACACGTTCGTGGTGCCAGAACAGTACAAAGCCGGAAATCAGGATTATGATTTTGGGATTTTGAAGTTAAAAAAGCAGTTATCTGAGGACATAATTATCACGCCCTTGATGGATCATTCTATCGGGGATCTGCGCTCTGTTCTGGCGGCAGGGTATGGGCGCACCAATGGTGTTTGGTCTGACATTAAAGGTGATGGCGGCAACACCCTGCGTTCGGTTCAATTGACGGTGTCCGCTTTCGCAAAGAACGAAAACCGTTTCCGTGTGCAACAGTCTCAAGGCAAAGGTTTTTGTCAGGGGGACTCCGGTGGCCCCGCCTTTGCCCGAATTCAAGGACGAACCTATGTGGTGGGGATCGCCTCAAAAACAACACGATCGTCAGAGTCCGCCACGGTCGACACTGAACGCTGCACCGATGAGGGTATTTATATCAGCGTTCAGAAGCAATTTGGCATGATCGTGGAGCTGGCCAAGTCCTTGGCCACTGACGTCCCTTAG